In Actinomycetota bacterium, the following proteins share a genomic window:
- a CDS encoding WYL domain-containing protein, giving the protein MTAKVERLINLTVALLETRRPLTLAEIRRDVAGYHHDDPESARRMFERDKNDLRQLGVPIETRPVDPLGPDVGYLIDPDAYALQPVELSAEEVAALSIAVQVTGEEAARPGLAKVATRAPDPAAVPTPPARIDVGGDALDGVADAVVERRSVGFGYRTASGAASTRMVDPYGVVQRRGAWYLVGRDHDRDAVRAFRMDRLTTAPEVASEPHAYTTPADLDLAAHVAGPVGEMIAAVVAFAPGVVWEIAARGGVSQGTRDDGWVVARFDDVDPQRFLPWVLTFGAHAEVLAPPELRADARTRLRDLLEVNR; this is encoded by the coding sequence CTCATCAACCTCACGGTGGCGCTCCTCGAGACGCGCCGTCCGCTCACCCTCGCCGAGATCCGCCGCGACGTGGCTGGTTACCACCACGACGACCCGGAGTCCGCCCGGCGGATGTTCGAACGTGACAAGAACGACCTGCGACAGCTCGGCGTGCCGATCGAGACCCGTCCGGTGGATCCCCTCGGGCCGGACGTGGGCTACCTGATCGATCCGGACGCCTACGCGCTGCAGCCGGTCGAGCTGTCCGCCGAGGAGGTCGCGGCGCTGTCGATCGCCGTGCAGGTCACCGGGGAGGAGGCTGCCCGCCCCGGTCTGGCGAAGGTCGCCACACGGGCACCCGACCCGGCGGCGGTCCCCACCCCGCCGGCACGGATCGACGTCGGCGGCGACGCGCTCGACGGCGTCGCCGACGCCGTCGTGGAGCGGCGCAGCGTCGGCTTCGGGTACCGCACCGCCAGCGGGGCGGCGTCCACCCGGATGGTGGATCCCTACGGGGTCGTGCAACGGCGGGGCGCCTGGTACCTGGTCGGACGCGACCACGACCGCGACGCCGTCCGCGCGTTCCGCATGGATCGCCTCACGACCGCGCCGGAGGTCGCAAGCGAACCCCACGCCTACACCACGCCCGCGGACCTCGACCTGGCGGCACACGTGGCGGGACCGGTCGGTGAGATGATCGCCGCGGTGGTGGCGTTCGCCCCCGGGGTCGTGTGGGAGATCGCCGCCCGCGGCGGCGTCTCCCAAGGCACCCGCGACGACGGCTGGGTGGTCGCCCGGTTCGACGACGTGGATCCGCAGCGCTTCCTGCCCTGGGTCCTGACGTTCGGCGCACACGCCGAGGTCCTCGCGCCGCCGGAGCTCCGCGCCGACGCCCGGACGCGGCTCCGGGACCTCCTGGAGGTCAACCGGTGA